A segment of the Candidatus Doudnabacteria bacterium genome:
TCCACGATCTTTTGTTCAAAATCGCGCTTGCCTGCATCCTGATTTCTGCCTCTTGATTGTCTGCGCATATTAAAACTCCAATCCGGAAGCTCTTGCCGCTTCTGCTAATTCTTTCACGCGGCCATGGTACTGATATCCGCCGCGGTCAAACACGACTTTTTTAATTCCCAATTTTTGCGCTTTTTCTGCCGCCAATTTTCCGACTGCCGCTGCAATTTCCGATTTCTTGCCTTTCATTTTTACTTCAGTGCTGCTTGCTGCGGCCAAGGTCTTACCTGTTTCATCATCGATCAGCTGTACATAAATGTGAGACAACGAGCGAAAAACATTCAGTCGCGGTTTGCTTCCGCTGCCTGAAACTTTTGCCCGAACTCGGCGCTGTCTTAGTTTTCTCTGGGTTCGTCTGGAGTTCATATTATTTGCCTCCGCCGACGGCTTTGACGACCTTGCCCGCTTTGCGCCTGATAACTTCATCGCTGTATTTAATTCCTTTGCCTTTGTACGGTTCCGGCTCCCGCTGCGAACGCACCACAGCCGCAAACTGGCCGACTGCCTGGCGATCGGAGCCGGTAATGGTAATGATATTTTTTTCCACTTTTGCTTCCAGTCCTGTTGGCACTTCCATTTCGATAGGATGAGAATAGCCCAAATTAAGCACTAACTTTTTGCCTGAAATCGCGGCCTTGTATCCGACCCCGTTGATCTCCAAAATTTTGGTAAAACCGGTGGTGACGCCGGTGACCATGTTATTTATCAGTGAGCGGAACAGCCCCCACAAAGCGCGCTCGGATTTTTCATCCGGTTTTTTAACTGTGACAATTATCTCCGTGTCTTTGTGTTCAATCAAAACTTTCGGGTGAATGGTCAGCATTAATTCGCCCTTTGGTCCTTTGACCCTGAGGGTTTCATCTTTGATGTCCACAGTGACGCCTGCGGGAATGACTACTGGTTTTTTGCCTATTCTGCTCATAATTATTGCTTTAGCGAGGATGTTGAATAAAAAAGAATTCTGAGGCCGAAGTTGCTTTGTCGCAACGAGGCCGAGGACTTAGGTCTAAATTACTGCGACTAGCATAATTTAGACCGTCTTTTTTTTGCAACATCCGAGCGCCTCACCAAATCTGGCAGACAATCTCGCCGCCGACTTTGTTCGCCCGCGCTTCCTTGTCTGTCATTAATCCTTTTGAAGTTGAAACGATAGTGGTCCCGATGCCACCCATGACTTTGGGGATCTCAGTCCGGGTGGAGTAGATCCGCTGGCCGGGCTTGCTCACGCGCTTGATACCGGAAATAACCGGGGTACCTGTCTTGTCATACTTTAGTTCCAGCGACAGACTCTTTATCCCTTCGGTTTCTTTCACTTCCACGTTTTTGATATATCCTTCCGACTGCAAAACTTTCGCCAGACTGTGCTTGAAATTGGAATACGGCAAAACCACGTCTGATTTCTTTGCCATCAGGCCGTTGCGGATGCGGGTCAGCATGTCGGAAATTGTATCGCTCATTGTCATATATTTTTACCAGGAAGCCTTAAATACGCCGGGGATCTCGCCGTTTGAAGCCAGCTCGCGGAAACAAATGCGGCAAATATCAAAATCGCGCATGTAGCCGTGCTTTCGGCCGCAGCGCCAGCAGCGCCGCACGATCCGCGACGAATACTTCGCATTGGTGCGGGAACGGAACGATCTGATTGTCTGTGCTTTTGTAGCCATATATTTAGTCCTTTTGAAACGGGAATCCTAATGATTTTAACAATTCCAGTGCTTTCTTGTCATCATTGGTCGAAGTTTGGATGTTGACCTCAAGGCCAAAAACATATTCCAAATGCTCGCGCGTGGTTTCCGGAAAAACGATCTGTTCTTTGATCCCGACATTGTAATTCCCGTGGCCGTCGAATTTTTTCGGATTCAGGCCCCTAAAATCCCGCACACGGGGCAACGCCACATTTACGAACTTTTCCAAAAAATCATACATCCGGCGGCCCCGAAGCGTGACAGTCAGGCCGACGACCTGATTTTCGCGGATTTTAAATCCGGCTATGGATTTCTTAGCCAGCGTTTTGACCGGAGCCAGACCCGCAATGCGCTTAACATCCTCAATGATCGCCTCAAGCATCTTCGGGTCTTTTAGGGTCTTGCCCACGCCCACGTTCAGCACGACTTTCTCAACTTTGGGTACAGCCATAGGATTGGTCAATCCGAAAGCTTGCTTCAACGTTGGCACCGATTTTTCTTTGTAAATAGTCTTAAGACTCATATGATTATATTGCTTTTCCGCAATGCTTGCATTTGCGTAAATTTCCCTGCGCAGTTATTTCATGGCCGATCCTGGTCGGCTTGCCGCAATTCGGACATATCAGCATGACTTTGGAAACATTCAAAGGGGCGGGCAATTCCAAACGCTGGCCTTTCTCGCCCTGATTCTTCGGCCGGGAAAACCGGACGTGGATATTCAAGCCTTCCACAGACACTCTTTTGTCCTTTGGGAACACTTCCAAAACCTTGCCGGATTTGCCTCTTTCCTTGCCGGCCAGCACTTTTACCATATCGCCTTTTTTAATGCTCATCTTCTTCATATTACTTCCTCTGCCAATGAAATGATCTTGGTAAATCCGAGATCCCGAAGCTCGCGCGGAATAGGCCCGAAAATGCGCGTGCCGCGTGGTTCCGGATTGTCTTTATTCACCAATACTGCGGCATTATCGTCAAACCGGATGTAAGAACCGTCAGCGCGCCGGACTTCCTTATGCGTGCGGACGATAACAGCATAAACCTTGTCGCCTTTTTTCACCTGGCCTTTGGGGCTGGCGATCTTAACCGAAGCTGCGACCACGTCGCCTAGCCTTGCCCAGCGGCGGTGGTTTTTGCCGGACACGCCGAACACTGCGATCTCTCGAGCGCCTGTATTGTCCGCGACTTTTAATCTGGTTCTTAGCTGGATCATGGATCTAAATAATTAAACTTTGCTTAATACTTTCCAAAAGACCGTTTTGCTGTAAGGCTTTGACTCTTCAATTATAACCTTATCGCCTATGGCAAACTGCTCTTCCGCGTGCGCCGGGAATTTCTTAAAGACCTTGTAGCGTTTATGGTATTTCGGGTGGACCTTCACGCTCTCAACTTTCACGATCACCGTTTTGTTCATCTTGTTTGAGGTCACGATCCCCGTTAATTTTCGCTTGATGGCATCCATATTATTTGGCATTCATTAAGGTTAAAATTCGGGCAATGTCGCGCTTTACGGCTTTGAGCATATGGTTATTCTTCACTTCGCGCGAGTGCAGCTTGAAAGACAGGTCCCGCACCTGCTCCCGCAGGGTGGCTAGCGTTTTTACCAATTCAGCCTGGCCCATTACTTGTAATTCCTTGATCTTCATAAGATTATGCCTGATTCCTTAATACAAATTTAGTCTTGATTGGCAATTTATGAGAGGCCAACCGCATGGCTTCAGCCGCCTGATCTGACGTAACCCCATCCATCTCGAACATCACGCGCCCTTTTTGCACTACCGCCACAAAGTGATCCACCGCGCCTTTGCCGCCGCCCATGGGCGATTCGTTGCCGTGAGAAGTAATGGGTTTATCCGGAAAGATCCGGATCCAGATCTTGCCGCCGCGCTGAATATATCTGGTCATGGCTCGCCTAGCCGCTTCTATCTGGCGGCTGGTGACCCAGCTGTTTTCCATGGCTTTCAATCCAAAACTTCCAAATGCCACAAAGTTGCCGGACATGGATTTGCCGGAGGAGCGCCCTCTGTGATGCTTTCTGTGCTTAACTTTTTTCGGGATCAGCATAAATTATTCGCCTTTCAGCTTAAGCTTCTTGCCGTCAAAAACTTCGCCTTTATTGATCCAAACCTTCACGCCTATGGTGCCATAGGTGGTAAATGCCGTAACTCTGGCAAAATCAATATTGGCGCGCAAAGTATGCAGTGGCAATTTGCCTTTGAACAACCGTTCACTGCGGGCAATTTCCGCGCCGCCCAGTCTTCCCGCGCATTCTATCTTAACGCCCAAAGCCCCGGCTTCCATGACCTGCTCTATCGCGCCTTTCATGGCGCGGCGGAAGGCGATGCGCTTTTCGATCTGGTCCACGATATTCTGCGCCACAACCTGGGCCTGCAGATTCATGTCTTTGACTTCTTCAATATTGATCTTCATGTCCAATTTCTTCAGCTCCAGATTCTTCAGGATCTTTTTCTTCAGATCTTCAATGCCGGCCCCGCCTTTGCCGATGATCATGCCCGGCTTGGTGGTTTTCACTGTGACGATCAGGTTCTGGCCGAATCGCTCAATATCAATCCTGACCAAACCGGCGCGGCGCAATTCTTGCATCAGAAAAGCGCGGATCCGGGTATCCTGCTGGAGTTTCGCGGCAAAACCGGTCTTGGCCAGCCATTTGGATTTCCAAGTTTCGGTAATGTTCAGTCTTAAACTGTTGGCATTAACTTTCTGTCCCATATTATTCTCCGCTCTTTCTGTTAAATAACCGGCGCTTCAAAGACACTATATTCTGCTTGAGCTTTTCAGAAGGCCTCGGAGCCTGTTTGGCCTTGGTCTTTATAGCCTGTACTTCACCGGCTTTAGGCTGTTCTATCTGGCCTGTGTGCGGCTCTTTTACTTCCGGCGCTGCGGCCCTTGGCCTCAAAGAGAAAATTGACCGGGTTTGCTTGGATTTGGCCCGCTCGCGGGATTCCAAAACAACATTGATATGGCTGGTGCGCTTGCGCTCCACAAATGCCCGGCCCTGGGCTCTGGGTGCATAGCGTTTGAATACCGGGCCTTGGTCTATGGTCACGGCTTTTACGAATAAATTTTCTTTTTTCAGGTCAAAATTATGCACGGCATTGGCCACAGCTGAATTGATGGCTTTGGTCAGGGGCAAAGCGGCATTCTTGGAAGAAAACCGGAGCTGTTCTAAGGCCACATCCACAGGAGTCCTTCGGATAAGGTCCGCCACAAGTCGAAGCTTGCGCGGAGACACATGGATGTATCTGGCGAATGCTTTGACCTCTTTAACTTTTGATAAATCTTGTTTAGCCATAATTATTTCTTAGGAGCAGCAGCTGGTTCAGCTTTTGCAGCTTCCAATGACCGTTTTTTCCGCTTCCTGGGCCGCAATCGCCTCTTCTTTGGCCATGCGTCCGCCGTGTCTGACGAATTTGCGGCTTGGTGAAAACTCGCCTAATTTGTGCCCGACCATGTTTTCCGAACAATGCACGGTTATAAAATTCTTGCCGTTGTGAACAAGGAAAGTCAGGCCTACCATTTCGGGAAAAATAGTGGAGTCGCGCGACCAGGTCTTGATCTCAACTTTCTGCCCAGGCCGAACCTTCTGGATCTTCTCCAGAAGTTTAGGATCTATAAATGGTCCTTTTTTCAGTGATCGTGACATATATTAATTAGTAGATTTATTTGGATCAGGACCGCAAATGATATGTCCCGGGATACTCTGGGTTGTTCCGATCGGCACTTGTCCGGCAGGACATGGCCCGGGTGACGGGATCGGCGCTGGCGCTTCCGCACCAACTGGTGTTTGATCAGCAAGAGTAATTGTGGAAACAGCAATGGTTCCTTCTCCTTGCTGACAAGTGCTCATTTCTTGCAAAGTACCTTTAATATCCACCGCATCACCTGTTTTGAATCCGGCAAGATTGCCTGTCAAAGTGTATTGTTTGCCGTCATCGGTTTGGAACAATTGGCATTCAGCGCCACCTGCTATTAACTTCCCGCTGAAAGAAGTTCCATTGCCTGGCTGATTTCCAGGCCCAACAGGTGCCTGTTTGTTGCAAGCTGCGGCTATTAAAATAATAGCCGGGATCAGGATAATTAATTTTTTCAGCGATCGTGACATGTAATGCTTAATTTGGATTTAATTGTTCTTGTCAGGAGGACATGGCTTGCCCATGTTCGGATCACAAGGATTTAGGCCATTAAGGTTGTTCTGATTTGCTTGAGATTGAGTAAATTTGAAAGTGGAAATTATCTGTTTGAATTCAGCGATCTTATCATTATTTTTCCCGTCAAAAGTTATAAACCTTACTTCTATGGCAGCGCCGGTGCTGGACTGGAAAGTAACCTCATATGAGATCCCTCCTGTTGGAGAGGCTGTCACTACCGGGGATTCATAAGCCGTAATTCCATTTACTTTGGTCTTATTTGGTATGTTTGCGAAATTCTTGTTCAAAAGGAAATCCATCGTGGAATAAGCTGAAGAAAAAGCCGGAGCCTGGGTACTGCCAAACATGCTGACCACATTCTTTGAAACGCTGTAATTGGAAGGGTACATTATCTGAAATCCATATTGAGCGTTCGTATACGTCTGCCAATCAGCCATTGAAACCGTTGAAGGAGCCGGTTGTTGTGTTTGCTGATTTTGGGCAGGTTGAACAGCCGCTTGTTGGTTGCAGGCCGCGGCCACTAATATTATTGAAGCTGTAACTGCCAGGATCTTTTTCATATTATTTTTGTTTAATTTCTAATGTTTTAATTATATTGGTCATATCAATAAGCGCGGTGTTCAAACTTGCGCTGCCCTTCACGGGCAAACTGTTCACGTCCTTTGAATTATAAGCCATTGTCACTACCAAACCGGGAGGCTGATCATCTGTGTAATAATTGAAGTAGCCATTTCTGCTGTCCGTCAGATAAGAAAAATACCAAACAGTAGAACCATTGGTCGGAACATTACAGTAATCTTTTTTGTCAGCAGCGGCAACATACAGATCCGCTCGGGAATAGTCATCAAATGCCGGATTTTTTTCTGAAGTCCCGCAGGGAGGGCTTGGCTGTTCGGTCACAACAGCATCAGCGCTTGGCGCCCCCATGGCAATTTCCGCAAAACGACCTCCCTCAACACCGCTGGCTTGTGAAGCCTGAGTGTTAACATAAAGAATATAGTTTCCCTTGGTAATATTGACCGCTGCGGAATTTGAACCGGCCTGAGCGGCTGTCCATCCGGCAGGGATCGTGATTTTCATGAATTGATTTTCGTAAACCTGGCTCTGTGGCGGCGGAGGTGGAGTAGGCTGAACAGCCGCTTGTTTGTTGCAAGCCGCGGCAAGTAGCAAAATTCCGATTGTAGCTACAAAAATCTTTTTCATAAAATTATTTTTCCCGTCTCTTAACTATAAACTTATTAGATTTCTTTTTATCTCGTGTCTTTACGCCCAAAGCGTGTTTGCCCCACGGGGTTTTCGGGTATTTCAAACCGATAGGATTATGCCCTTCGCCCCCGCCGTGCGGGTGGTCTATCGGGTTCATGGCCTTGCCGCGGACCGAAGGCCGGACTCCCATGTGGCGGACTCTCCCTGCCTTGCCGATCCGCACATACATCCAGTCAGTGTTGGAAACCTGTCCGATCGTGGCGTACGATTTGACCGGTACTTTGCGAAGCTCGCTGGAAGGCAGTTTCAGAGTCGTGTAATCCGGCTCCTGGGCAGCGACGATTGCATATGTTCCGGCAGATCTGGCGAGCAAGCCTCCCTGCCCGCCCAAAATTTCCACATTATGGACATTAGTGCCGAGGGGGATGTGTTTGAGCATCATGCGGTTTCCCGGCTTGATCTCCGCGCGTTCGGAAGTCACCAGAACTTCGCCCATCTTTACTCCGTCAGGTGCGAGAATGTACCGTCTTTCGCCGTCGCGGTAAGCCAAAAGGGAAATGAACGCCGAACGGCCCGGATCGTATTCCAAAGTTTTGACGATTGCCGGAATATCCATCTTGTCGCGCTTAAAATCTATCAGGCGGTTTATCTGCTTATGCCCGCCGCCCTGGTGGCGGATAGTGATCTTACCCTGGTTGTTGCGACCCGCGGTGCGGGCGGCTGATCGCATCAAAGATTTCACGGGTTTGGAATTTTTGGTCAAAACCGAATAATCCGTCACGGAATGGATGCGGCGGCCGGGTGAAGTTGGTTTGTAAATCTTGATAGCCATATTATACTCCTTCGGATAATCCTGCTATCCGTTCTCCGCTCTTTAAAGTAACTATTGCTTTCTTCCAATCCTGGGTTCTTCCCACTGACTTGCCTTGGCGGCGGTTCTTGCCGGAAACATTTATCATATTGACCGCAGAGACATGCACGTCATATACAGCCTCAACCGCTTTTTTGACCTCTATCTTATTGGCGGTCTTGGCTACTTTGAAAACATATCGGCCGATGGAGGAAAACTGGTTGGTTTTTTCCGACAAATGATAACGATGCAGAATATGATGCGCACGACCCGTGTTTTCTTTCAAAACAGTCGGCGTTGAATCGGTCTTTCCTGCAACAGGTTCTTTGACCAAATCCAAAACATTGTCCTCTTTCGGGGCTTTCTTGCTGCCTTGTTTGCTTTTAAATCTGTCTAAGAGCGCCATATCATTAAACTTTTAAATACGTTTTCTCAATAATTGGCAACGCATCTTTCAAAACCAATACATCATGCTTCAAAAGATCCAAAACATTCAGCCGATCGGCGTATAGGACTTTCACATTTTCCAGATTTCGCGCAGCCCGTTCCAGGTCTTTATTATGCGTGGCCAGAACCAGCAAATATTTCTTGCCGAACTCGGCTTTGCCGGCAACAACCGCCAGTTTTGCCGCCAGTTCTTTCGATTTGGCGGTATTATCAAAACTTTCCACGATAACTAACTTATGCTCATTGACCTTGTCGGTCAAAACGCTGAACATTGCTTTTCTTTGGGCTGACTTGTTCATTTTCAAGGACCAATTGCGGGCGCTGGTCGGGCCAAAAGTGACTCCGCCGTGCCGCCAAATAGGCGAACGGACCGAGCCGGCTCTGGCGCGTCCGGTGCCTTTTTGCTTCCACGGCTTTTTGCCGGAACCGGCTACCTCGCCGCGGTTTTTCGTATGGGCGATCGACCGGCGGGCGTTATTTCTCTGCGTTCGCACAGCCGAGTGGACCAGATTACCGTCAATTTTTTCAATGCCAAAGATCTTCGGATTCAGGTCCAGTTCCGTTACTTTTTCGCCTGTTTGGTTGTAGACTGATGTTTTTGCCATATTAGTTCCTAATCAAATTAGGGCAATCAGTAAACACACCGTCTATCTGAAATTCTTTAAGCTTTTCAAATCTTTCCCGGTCATTTACTGTCCAGATGAAGATCTTTTTATTCAGCTTTTTCAGATACTCGATCGTGATCCTGTTGCAAAAAAACGATTTTGGATGAATGGAATAAAGCTGCAGAGTGCGGTCCAGCTTCGGAATGAGCGGAAGAAGAAAAAAATTCTCTCCCAGTATCAGCCCGAGTTTGATATTTTCATCCAAACTTCTGATCTTCTTCAGTATCGACGGATACTTGGAGGAAACCAGAACTTCAGAGGAAAAATTCTTAAGCAATTCTACGAGCTGGGTTTCAAAACCCGTCTCTTTAACTTCCAGGTTCAGCGCAACCTTCGCGACCCGAAGCAGTTCTTCCAAGGTTGCCGGCTGGTTGTGTTTGTTCAAAAAATTATGGCACAGAACGATCTGGCCGTCGGAATTGAGGCGCAAGTCGGTTTCAAGCATGTCCACTCCCAGCTCCTGCGCTTTTTGAAAAGAACGGATAGTATTCTCAGGTTCCAGGCTTGGCGCTCCTCTGTGTCCTATTATTAGCATAAATATTGAATTTTGATTTTAGTTTTTAACCTGTCGCGCATGATCGTCAACGTTGTTACTAACTCTGCGTCTGGATCCTGACTATACCGCCGTTTGCGCCCGGAACCGCTCCTTTCACTGCTATCAGATTTCTCTTGAGGTCCACATCCACGACTTCCAGATTGATGACTGTCCGCACGCCGCCCATGCGTCCGGCCATATGCAAACCTTTTCTGACATGCTGGGGAAACCTGCCGCCGATGGCGCCCACGGCTCTCGGATGGTCATGGCCGTGGGAAGCCGGCGCGCCTTTGAACCTGTAACGCTTGATCGGTCCTGCAAATCCCCGGCCTTTCATTTCTGCCGTAACTTTCACCTTGTCGCCGACGGCAAACGCGTCAACTTTTATCTCCTGGCCTTTTTCAAAACTGTCTTTTTCGGAAATTCTGAATTCCGCCAAAGTTTTAAATGCGCCCGCCTCTTTGCCGTGCCCTAGTTCTGCTTTGTTTGCGTTCTTCTTCTTGCCAAACCCAACCTGCACGGCCTGGTATTTGTCTTTATCCAAGGTTTTGACCTGCACGACTTTGACCGGTCCTGCCAAAAGAATGGTTACGGGCACGACCTTGCCGTCTTTCGTGAACATCTGCGACATATTCAGTTTTTCAGCGAGAATGAATTTGGACATAAATTTGGCTTAAAGAAAAACCATTCAGATCCCAGAAAGCTTCAGAAACCTGAATGGTTCTTCTTCGTTGGCGATTTCCGGGAGGATCTATCCAACATACACTATTATAATTTTTTACATTTTGATCTCTATATCCACTCCTGCCGGCAAATTCAGATTACTTAATGCATCAATTGTTTTCGGCGTAGGAGAAGCAATATCTATCAGGCGCTTATGAATGCGCATCTCAAACTGCTCGCGGGCATTCTTATGCACGAAGGTCGAGCGGTTCACGGTATACTTTGTCTTTTCAGTCGGAAGCGGAACAGGCCCGATGACCGCAGCGCCTGTTCGCTTGGCAGTTTCTACGATCTGCTTCGCGGACTGGTCTATCAGCTTATGGTCATAAGCCCGGATCTTGATCCTTATTCTGCCTTTATTCTCGTCAGTATCTTGCGCCATCTGGTTTGTAAATATTACTTAACGCTCTTGTTAAAATACACATTTTCGAAGGGTTTGTCAACACCGGAAGGGATGTTATTTGGTAAATTTAACACTGGCCAGAATATAGTTTAATATTTGATCGTTCGTGGAATTTTTAAATCTGTTATCATAAGAAATCGCCAAGTAATTGTTAGCTGAAAAAGGAATCGAGATAAGTTGTTCCTTCGCGTCCGAAATACTGGTCGCTTGCTTGCCGCCGACGGTCAATTGCGTAGGGTTCCCTAATTTGCTTAAATTTCCCGTACCATTACCAACACTAAGCGAAAATATACAAACCGCCGAGGCCAAATTCTGCGGGTCAAAACAAGATTTTGATTCACTGACCAGCTTTAATCCCGAAACAAAAAGTGGGGATGGCTGCATAATTTCCATTTGTAAGCTTGTCGGATACTTGAACTCAAATCCATATTGCGCATTGGTATAAGTTTTCCAACCTGCTGTCGGGTCAGTTGTGGGGGCAGGGGCTGGTGCAGGAGTTTGAGTTACCGGCTGCGGGGCGGGAGCGGGCTGAACAGCCGCCTGATTGTTGCAAGCCGCGGCGAGGAGCAAAACTGCTGATGTAATTACTAGAATCTTCTTCATAACTTCCAACCTAACCAAAGGACTACTTGGGGTTTCCTCAAGTAGTCCTTTATTTTTTACTTTGTGATCTTGAGCACTACGCCGGCTCCTACGGTGTGTCCGCCTTCGCGGATGGCGAAACGCATCTTCTCTTCCATGGCCACGGGTGTGATCAATTTAATTTTTAAGGTAACGGTGTCGCCCGGCATGACCATTTCCTGCCCTGCTGGCAGTTCAACTTCTCCGGTCACGTCAGTGGTTCGGATATAAAATTGGGGTTTGTAGCCTTTGAAGAAAGGAGTATGACGGCCGCCTTCTTCCTTGGTCAGAATGTAGACTTCAGCGTCAAATTCAGTGTGAGGGGTCACAGAACCCGGCTTGGCCAAAACTTGTCCGCGTTCAACATCTTCTTTCTTGGTGCCGCGGAGCAAAACCCCGGCATTGTCGCCGGCCCGGCCTTCTTCCAATTGCTTGTTGAACATTTCAATACCGGTCACAACCGTCTTTGTGGTCGGGCGGATGCCGACGATCTCAATTTCTTCGCCGATCTTGACTATGCCGCGTTCAATTCTTCCTGTGACCACAGTGCCGCGTCCTTCAATTGAAAAAATATCTTCTATCGGCATCAGATATGGCTTGTCGGTTTCTCGCACCGGTTCAGGGATATAAGTGTCCAATGCTTCTACCAATTTCAGAATTGAAGGCTCGCCGATCTCTGACTGGTCGCCTTCCAACGCTTTGAGCGCGGAACCGCGGATGATAGGAGTATCTTTTCCCGGAAAGCCGTATTTGGTCAAAAGGTCGCGAATTTCTTCTTCCACCAGATCAAGCAATTCCTTGTCATCCACCATATCCACTTTGTTCATATAAACCACGATGTAAGGAACGCCAACCTGCTTGGCAAGCAAAATATGTTCGCGGGTCTGAGGCATGGGACCGTCAGTTGCTGACACGACCAAGATCGCGCCGTCCATCTGGGCTGCACCCGTGATCATATTCTTGATGTAATCTGCGTGTCCCGGACAGTCCACGTGCGCATAGTGGCGCTTGTCTGATTCGTATTCAACGTGCGTGGTGTTGATGGTTATACCGCGCGCCTTTTCTTCCGGTGATTTATCAATATCATCATACGCGCGGGCCTTAGCCTTGCCGGTTTTGGCCAGCACGTTGGTGATTGCCGCAGTCAATGTAGTCTTGCCATGGTCAACGTGGCCAATGGTGCCGATGTTGATATGCGGTTTGGAACGGTCAAATTTCTCTGCCATACAAAATAGCCTTATTTTATTAAGGTTTAAGCGCTTATCATTCTGATCCTAAGCCAAGGATCTTTCGACCATGACACTTGGCCAAGTTCAGGATGAGGGCTCAAAACCTATATTTAATTATAGTCACTTGGAGATTATATAGGATTTGGAGGGCCTTAGCAAGTCCTCCAACCCTTGTGGATAAATACCCTAAATGATATGCTAGGAAACCATAAGGAGGACGTTTGTGATTGATCCTACTGAGGAGACCATCCTGGCGATCACCGTATATTTGAAAAGACAACGCGCTATCTTTGAAACAATGAGCCAAGGCCTGGATGAAAATGCAAACCTATTCAAGGAAACCCTTGCCCAGATAGATGAGGCCATCGCCCATCTGCAGGCTGGCGCTTTTTCTCGGACAATCAGTCTATTAGAGGAACAACGTCACATTACCTCGAAGATAAATTTAAACACGATCGAAAAAGATGAGGTCAACAGAGTAGTGTTTAAACTGCTGGACGAATGGCTCAGAGTTCTTAAAAAACAGATCCAGTCATAAGCTAAGTTTCTGGAATAATCGGGTCAAAAAGGAGGGCTTAATTGCCCAAGAACATACGACCGCGGGTGAACCGGCTGGCCCGAAACAAGCAAGACGACAAACTTAGCTTTGTGATCAAAGAGGTCGAAGAATATGTGAGAGCCAGGATCAAGTTGCATACAAAGGCAGCTCGGCGAAAAGGCGATAAGCTCTTGGCTCAAATTTTTCTGGTCCAAGACAAAAATGCCCTGAAATATTTGAACACGGGGCATCTGCCGAAAGTAGTTCAATTCCTGGCCGACGAACAGGAACTGTGCCGGGAGTTGG
Coding sequences within it:
- a CDS encoding DUF5818 domain-containing protein, which produces MSRSLKKLIILIPAIILIAAACNKQAPVGPGNQPGNGTSFSGKLIAGGAECQLFQTDDGKQYTLTGNLAGFKTGDAVDIKGTLQEMSTCQQGEGTIAVSTITLADQTPVGAEAPAPIPSPGPCPAGQVPIGTTQSIPGHIICGPDPNKSTN
- the rplB gene encoding 50S ribosomal protein L2 — its product is MAIKIYKPTSPGRRIHSVTDYSVLTKNSKPVKSLMRSAARTAGRNNQGKITIRHQGGGHKQINRLIDFKRDKMDIPAIVKTLEYDPGRSAFISLLAYRDGERRYILAPDGVKMGEVLVTSERAEIKPGNRMMLKHIPLGTNVHNVEILGGQGGLLARSAGTYAIVAAQEPDYTTLKLPSSELRKVPVKSYATIGQVSNTDWMYVRIGKAGRVRHMGVRPSVRGKAMNPIDHPHGGGEGHNPIGLKYPKTPWGKHALGVKTRDKKKSNKFIVKRREK
- the rplW gene encoding 50S ribosomal protein L23 → MALLDRFKSKQGSKKAPKEDNVLDLVKEPVAGKTDSTPTVLKENTGRAHHILHRYHLSEKTNQFSSIGRYVFKVAKTANKIEVKKAVEAVYDVHVSAVNMINVSGKNRRQGKSVGRTQDWKKAIVTLKSGERIAGLSEGV
- the rplD gene encoding 50S ribosomal protein L4; this translates as MAKTSVYNQTGEKVTELDLNPKIFGIEKIDGNLVHSAVRTQRNNARRSIAHTKNRGEVAGSGKKPWKQKGTGRARAGSVRSPIWRHGGVTFGPTSARNWSLKMNKSAQRKAMFSVLTDKVNEHKLVIVESFDNTAKSKELAAKLAVVAGKAEFGKKYLLVLATHNKDLERAARNLENVKVLYADRLNVLDLLKHDVLVLKDALPIIEKTYLKV
- a CDS encoding glycerophosphodiester phosphodiesterase, with translation MLIIGHRGAPSLEPENTIRSFQKAQELGVDMLETDLRLNSDGQIVLCHNFLNKHNQPATLEELLRVAKVALNLEVKETGFETQLVELLKNFSSEVLVSSKYPSILKKIRSLDENIKLGLILGENFFLLPLIPKLDRTLQLYSIHPKSFFCNRITIEYLKKLNKKIFIWTVNDRERFEKLKEFQIDGVFTDCPNLIRN
- the rplC gene encoding 50S ribosomal protein L3; this encodes MSKFILAEKLNMSQMFTKDGKVVPVTILLAGPVKVVQVKTLDKDKYQAVQVGFGKKKNANKAELGHGKEAGAFKTLAEFRISEKDSFEKGQEIKVDAFAVGDKVKVTAEMKGRGFAGPIKRYRFKGAPASHGHDHPRAVGAIGGRFPQHVRKGLHMAGRMGGVRTVINLEVVDVDLKRNLIAVKGAVPGANGGIVRIQTQS
- the rpsJ gene encoding 30S ribosomal protein S10; its protein translation is MAQDTDENKGRIRIKIRAYDHKLIDQSAKQIVETAKRTGAAVIGPVPLPTEKTKYTVNRSTFVHKNAREQFEMRIHKRLIDIASPTPKTIDALSNLNLPAGVDIEIKM
- the tuf gene encoding elongation factor Tu, with amino-acid sequence MAEKFDRSKPHINIGTIGHVDHGKTTLTAAITNVLAKTGKAKARAYDDIDKSPEEKARGITINTTHVEYESDKRHYAHVDCPGHADYIKNMITGAAQMDGAILVVSATDGPMPQTREHILLAKQVGVPYIVVYMNKVDMVDDKELLDLVEEEIRDLLTKYGFPGKDTPIIRGSALKALEGDQSEIGEPSILKLVEALDTYIPEPVRETDKPYLMPIEDIFSIEGRGTVVTGRIERGIVKIGEEIEIVGIRPTTKTVVTGIEMFNKQLEEGRAGDNAGVLLRGTKKEDVERGQVLAKPGSVTPHTEFDAEVYILTKEEGGRHTPFFKGYKPQFYIRTTDVTGEVELPAGQEMVMPGDTVTLKIKLITPVAMEEKMRFAIREGGHTVGAGVVLKITK